One part of the Marmota flaviventris isolate mMarFla1 chromosome 4, mMarFla1.hap1, whole genome shotgun sequence genome encodes these proteins:
- the Fut11 gene encoding alpha-(1,3)-fucosyltransferase 11: MDMAAGRTGVLLAALGVLIVCVANGSGPVAEGEASGEVEWVEPWDGAVFRPPSALGAMGVAHRTGTPQLGRQETADLPVLLWWSPGLFPHFSGDSERIECARGACVASRDRRMRGNTQTRALLFYGTDFRASDAPLPRLAHQSWALLHEESPLNNFLLSHGPGIRLFNLTATFSRHSDYPLPLQWLPGTSYLRRAAPPLQERAEWRRRGYAPLLYLQSHCDVPADRDRYVRELMRYIPVDSYGKCLQNRELPTARLQDTATATTEDPELLAFLSRYKFHLALENAICNDYMTEKLWRPMHLGAVPVYRGSPSVRDWMPNNHSIILIDDFESPQKLAEFIDFLDKNDEEYMKYLAYKQPGGITNQFLLDSLKQREWGVNDPLLPNYLNGFECFVCDHELTRLDAVKAHADSPGDIPVPEPHIAQPAHMDCPMPKPGFGNLEEIPENDSWKEMWLQDYWQGLDQGEALTAMIHNNETQKSKFWDYLHEIFMKRNQNL, from the exons ATGGACATGGCGGCCGGACGCACCGGAGTTCTGCTGGCTGCCCTTGGTGTGCTTATTGTCTGTGTGGCCAACGGCTCTGGGCCTGTGGCTGAAGGAGAGGCGAGCGGGGAGGTGGAGTGGGTGGAGCCATGGGACGGCGCGGTTTTCCGGCCGCCCTCGGCCCTGGGCGCGATGGGGGTGGCGCACAGAACCGGGACTCCGCAGCTGGGAAGGCAGGAGACAGCGGACTTGCCGGTGCTGCTCTGGTGGAGCCCTGGACTATTTCCCCATTTCTCAGGCGACTCGGAGCGCATTGAGTGCGCGCGCGGCGCGTGCGTGGCGTCCCGCGACCGACGAATGCGGGGGAACACGCAGACGCGCGCGCTGCTCTTCTACGGCACCGACTTCCGCGCGTCTGACGCGCCGCTGCCGCGCCTGGCACACCAGAGCTGGGCGCTTTTACACGAGGAGTCGCCCCTCAACAACTTCTTGCTGAGCCACGGCCCGGGCATCCGCCTCTTCAATCTTACCGCCACCTTCAGCCGTCACTCGGACTATCCCCTACCACTGCAGTGGCTGCCCGGGACCTCCTATCTGCGCCGCGCGGCGCCTCCTCTCCAGGAGCGTGCTGAGTGGCGCCGTCGCGGCTACGCACCACTACTCTATCTGCAGTCCCACTGCGATGTGCCTGCGGACCGGGACCGCTACGTGCGCGAGCTCATGCGTTACATCCCG GTGGACTCCTACGGCAAATGCCTGCAAAATCGGGAGCTGCCCACCGCGCGGCTTCAGGACACGGCCACAGCCACCACTGAGGACCCAGAGCTCTTGGCTTTCTTGTCCCGCTATAAGTTCCACTTGGCCCTCGAAAATGCCATCTGCAACGACTACATGACAGAAAAACTGTGGCGCCCGATGCATCTGGGTGCTGTTCCAGTGTACCGCGGCTCTCCTTCTGTGAGGGACTGGATGCCGAACAACCACTCCATCATCCTTATTGACGACTTTGAGTCCCCTCAGAAGCTGGCAGAATTTATTGACTTTCTGGATAAGAATGATGAGGAATATATGAAATACTTGGCATATAAGCAACCTGGGGGCATCACCAACCAGTTCCTTCTGGATAGCTTGAAGCAACGGGAGTGGGGAGTGAATGATCCTCTACTGCCTAACTACCTGAACGGCTTCGAGTGCTTCGTTTGTGACCACGAACTGACTCGGCTGGACGCCGTGAAAGCCCATGCAGACTCTCCTGGGGACATCCCTGTCCCTGAGCCTCACATTGCCCAACCCGCTCACATGGACTGCCCAATGCCCAAACCTGGCTTTGGTAACTTGGAAGAGATTCCTGAGAATGACAG CTGGAAGGAGATGTGGCTGCAGGATTATTGGCAAGGTCTGGACCAGGGAGAAGCTCTCACTGCCATGATCCACAACAATGAAACTCAGAAGAGTAAATTTTGGGATTACCTGCATGAGATCTTCATGAAAAGGAACCAAAATCTCTAA
- the Chchd1 gene encoding small ribosomal subunit protein mS37, with product MATPSLRGRLARLGNPRRPVLKPNKPLILANRVGERRREKGEATCITEMSVMMACWKQNEFRDEACRKEIQDFFDCAARAQEARKMRSVQETMGEYGSLPPKKLNKLLQRFPNKPHLS from the exons ATGGCGACTCCCAGTCTGCGAGGTCGCCTGGCGCGGCTTGGGAACCCCCGCAGGCCTGTACTGAAGCCCAATAAACCCCTCATCCTAGCTAACCGAGTTGGAGAGCGGCGCCGGGAGAAGGGCG AGGCGACCTGTATCACGGAGATGTCGGTCATGATGGCTTGCTGGAAGCAGAATGAATTCCGCGACGAGGCGTGCAGGAAAGAGATCCAGGACTTCTTCGATTGTGCTGCAAGGGCTCAG gAAGCACGAAAAATGAGATCAGTCCAGGAGACCATGGGAGAGTATGGGAGTTTACCTCCcaagaaattgaataaattattacAAAGGTTTCCTAACAAACCTCATCTCAGCTGA